Proteins co-encoded in one Bacillus infantis NRRL B-14911 genomic window:
- a CDS encoding anti-sigma factor, with amino-acid sequence MNKDYCELSIDYFNGTLSEEEKQAFEQHLLTCEECRAEMEDLKMLSGHLPFLSEEVQPPKGMKDRIFKEIFQNEEKQTAAKEDKVDEPAGLTSKQKRKWQMPALAAALLLSVIGNGYAVIKLSEKEPVQRAEEKISSIALQPGENFDGNAEAYLIQESNGLKVIVNAEGLEQTEGEQVYQVWLINGGNPVPAGSFVPDSTSKGTAFYQAADSSSENWDTIAVTLEPRAGNSLPEGQIVLSSEL; translated from the coding sequence ATGAACAAAGATTATTGCGAACTATCAATTGACTACTTTAATGGCACACTCTCAGAGGAAGAAAAACAGGCATTCGAACAGCATCTGCTGACTTGCGAAGAATGCAGGGCAGAAATGGAGGATTTGAAAATGCTATCCGGCCATCTTCCCTTCCTTTCAGAGGAAGTCCAGCCTCCAAAGGGCATGAAAGACCGTATATTTAAAGAAATATTCCAAAATGAAGAAAAGCAGACAGCAGCTAAGGAAGACAAAGTTGATGAGCCGGCAGGACTGACTTCAAAACAGAAGAGAAAATGGCAGATGCCAGCATTAGCTGCGGCACTCCTTCTATCTGTCATTGGAAATGGCTATGCAGTAATAAAGCTCTCCGAGAAAGAGCCTGTACAAAGGGCGGAAGAAAAAATCTCTTCTATTGCCCTGCAGCCTGGGGAAAACTTCGACGGCAATGCTGAAGCCTATCTCATACAGGAGAGTAATGGCTTGAAAGTCATTGTTAATGCAGAAGGGCTAGAACAGACTGAAGGAGAACAGGTATACCAGGTGTGGCTGATTAATGGCGGCAATCCTGTTCCAGCAGGTTCATTTGTACCAGACAGCACCAGTAAAGGTACAGCCTTTTATCAAGCAGCAGACAGCAGCAGTGAAAACTGGGATACCATAGCAGTGACATTGGAGCCAAGAGCAGGCAACTCCCTGCCAGAGGGGCAGATCGTCTTAAGCTCTGAATTATAG
- a CDS encoding GNAT family N-acetyltransferase gives MAAIIKMLEQPPLDLLLADPSAEAVRDYAAKGICWGAYEGEDLAGSCILLLTRPKTAEIINLAVYEHARSRGIGTQLLKHAIKYTESSGCLTLEIGTGNSSVQQLGLYQKHGFRITGIDFDYFTRRYPDEICENGIVCRDMIRLSLHF, from the coding sequence ATGGCTGCTATTATAAAAATGCTGGAACAGCCTCCGCTGGACTTGCTGCTGGCAGATCCTTCTGCTGAAGCTGTCAGGGACTATGCAGCTAAAGGAATTTGCTGGGGAGCGTACGAGGGGGAAGATCTGGCAGGAAGCTGCATCCTTCTTCTTACCAGGCCAAAAACAGCAGAGATCATCAATTTGGCCGTATATGAACACGCGCGGAGCCGTGGAATTGGGACACAGCTATTGAAGCATGCGATTAAATATACAGAGTCATCAGGATGCCTTACCCTGGAAATCGGAACAGGGAATTCAAGCGTACAGCAGCTTGGATTATATCAGAAGCATGGATTCCGGATAACAGGAATCGATTTTGATTATTTCACCAGACGTTACCCTGATGAAATCTGTGAAAACGGAATAGTCTGCCGGGACATGATCAGGCTCAGCTTGCACTTTTGA
- a CDS encoding class F sortase, translated as MKKPAVLLAGSLICFIIGGFSYKDSNELEDPPIIKQKQELELKKSQIKNEFHSVDIKIQTKEEENLKGIEPAAIKIPSLGIEAPVGKVGVLENGAMGVPDDNESAGWFEPGIKPGEKGSSVIAGHVDSKAGPAVFFYLKDLVKGDAVIVTAQDGLSYTFEVQQLKSYPYDRAPISEVFGPSDERRLNLITCTGTYNRKTNTHEERLVVYTVLKSGQEDKAETLVVPPPPEHVKISGGLLTWHAVRSGEISGYRIYSSTENGDFIHAASISSHERKSMVIDNEEATSFYITAVSSSGNESKPSEIVTK; from the coding sequence ATGAAAAAACCAGCCGTATTGCTTGCCGGCAGCCTGATCTGTTTTATCATCGGAGGCTTTAGCTATAAGGACAGCAATGAATTAGAGGATCCCCCCATAATTAAACAAAAGCAGGAGCTGGAACTAAAAAAGTCACAAATTAAAAACGAATTCCATTCAGTAGATATAAAGATTCAAACCAAGGAAGAGGAGAATTTGAAAGGGATAGAACCAGCAGCAATAAAAATCCCTTCTCTGGGAATCGAGGCCCCGGTCGGCAAGGTAGGCGTCCTGGAGAATGGCGCAATGGGGGTTCCTGATGACAACGAATCCGCCGGATGGTTCGAACCGGGAATAAAACCTGGAGAAAAAGGAAGCAGTGTCATAGCTGGGCATGTAGACAGTAAAGCAGGACCCGCAGTTTTTTTCTATTTAAAAGATCTTGTAAAAGGGGATGCAGTGATTGTAACAGCACAGGATGGACTAAGCTATACGTTTGAGGTTCAGCAATTAAAAAGCTATCCTTATGACCGCGCACCCATCAGCGAAGTGTTTGGTCCTTCAGACGAACGGAGGCTTAACCTTATAACGTGCACAGGTACTTACAATCGTAAAACAAACACGCATGAAGAAAGGCTTGTTGTTTACACAGTACTTAAGTCAGGACAGGAAGACAAAGCAGAAACCTTGGTAGTACCGCCACCGCCTGAACATGTAAAAATAAGCGGGGGCCTGCTTACCTGGCATGCAGTCAGAAGCGGTGAGATTTCAGGATACCGCATTTACAGCAGCACAGAAAATGGAGACTTCATCCATGCAGCCAGTATTTCATCTCATGAAAGAAAGAGCATGGTTATTGATAATGAAGAAGCAACATCCTTCTATATCACAGCAGTCAGCTCATCCGGCAATGAATCTAAACCATCTGAGATTGTCACAAAATAG
- a CDS encoding organic hydroperoxide resistance protein yields the protein MDKLYTAKATAEGGRSGKVRTDDGNLDFNLSMPKSLGGNGTENGTNPEQLFAAGYASCFDGALNLVARQDRKKIESKVTAEVTIGKENDGGLALAVVLNAAVSGVSLEEAKELTEKAHGVCPYSRATRGNIEVTVNTETY from the coding sequence ATGGACAAATTGTACACAGCAAAAGCAACGGCTGAGGGCGGACGCAGCGGGAAGGTACGTACTGATGACGGCAATCTTGATTTTAACCTATCCATGCCAAAGTCTTTAGGCGGAAATGGAACAGAAAATGGAACGAATCCTGAGCAGCTTTTCGCGGCCGGCTATGCCTCCTGCTTTGATGGTGCCCTTAATCTAGTAGCCCGGCAGGACCGTAAGAAAATTGAATCAAAGGTAACAGCTGAAGTGACAATCGGGAAAGAAAACGATGGCGGCCTTGCCCTTGCGGTGGTTTTGAATGCGGCAGTCAGCGGCGTATCCCTTGAGGAAGCGAAGGAGCTGACAGAAAAGGCACATGGTGTCTGCCCTTATTCCAGAGCTACAAGAGGCAATATAGAAGTTACTGTAAACACAGAAACCTATTAA
- a CDS encoding CPBP family intramembrane glutamic endopeptidase produces the protein MMTEFYIFWLASVFGAILVIPYQTKILHGRIQEAAEKQPKKKLPPLPVLALIGAVQTGVLLGAASFTGTYLAPKTDLQWPLLDYYLYGTRISFSIWPVMLLSILGGAASALAILLLDRIFSKKMPQAEAETPTRKQAFLASFYGGISEEVLMRLFLMTLVVYMLSFLSSGGWIYWTGIILAAFLFGAGHLPASYQIYGKSLIVTLRTILLNMVPGILFGYLYWKYGIEMAMLSHFCADIVLHVILAPLAANSRKQ, from the coding sequence ATGATGACAGAATTCTATATCTTTTGGCTGGCTTCGGTATTTGGAGCCATACTTGTCATTCCTTATCAGACCAAAATATTGCATGGCCGCATCCAGGAAGCGGCAGAAAAGCAGCCGAAAAAGAAGCTGCCTCCCCTCCCGGTGCTTGCACTGATTGGTGCAGTGCAGACTGGAGTCCTCCTGGGGGCAGCCTCATTTACAGGCACCTATCTGGCTCCAAAGACAGATTTGCAATGGCCGCTGCTGGACTATTATTTATATGGCACGAGGATATCTTTTTCAATATGGCCTGTTATGCTGCTTAGTATCCTTGGCGGTGCAGCATCCGCCTTGGCAATCCTGCTGCTGGACCGGATATTCAGCAAAAAGATGCCTCAAGCGGAAGCGGAAACACCGACAAGAAAACAAGCTTTTCTTGCTTCCTTTTACGGCGGAATATCGGAAGAAGTGCTGATGAGGCTGTTTCTGATGACATTGGTTGTCTATATGCTTTCATTCCTGTCCAGTGGAGGCTGGATCTACTGGACTGGAATAATCTTGGCTGCCTTCTTGTTCGGTGCAGGCCATCTTCCGGCAAGCTATCAGATATACGGGAAATCACTCATCGTGACGCTGCGGACTATTCTCCTCAATATGGTGCCCGGCATCCTTTTTGGCTACTTATATTGGAAGTATGGGATTGAAATGGCCATGCTGTCCCATTTTTGTGCAGATATCGTCCTTCATGTCATCCTAGCCCCGCTTGCCGCAAATTCAAGGAAGCAGTAA
- the queD gene encoding 6-carboxytetrahydropterin synthase QueD — protein MYGFRIVDKLQKINEDIKQNQLKYHRKRVLVSKEFTFDAAHHLHCYEGKCKNLHGHTYKVIFGISGYVDEIGLLIDFGDIKEIWKKQIEVHLDHKYLNETLPPMNTTAENMVVWIYEQMSACLKDYSPQQDAKVEFVRLFETPTSYAEARREWMENE, from the coding sequence ATGTATGGCTTCCGGATCGTCGACAAGCTTCAGAAGATAAATGAAGATATAAAGCAAAACCAGCTAAAATATCATAGAAAAAGAGTATTAGTAAGCAAGGAATTCACTTTTGATGCTGCCCATCATCTCCATTGCTATGAAGGCAAATGTAAAAACCTTCACGGGCATACCTACAAGGTCATCTTCGGAATCAGCGGGTATGTGGATGAAATTGGCCTTTTGATAGACTTTGGAGATATTAAAGAAATATGGAAAAAACAAATTGAAGTCCACCTTGACCATAAATATCTGAATGAAACACTTCCTCCGATGAACACCACAGCTGAAAATATGGTTGTCTGGATTTATGAGCAAATGTCTGCCTGCCTAAAGGATTACTCGCCGCAGCAGGATGCAAAGGTCGAATTCGTGAGATTGTTTGAAACTCCGACCAGTTATGCAGAGGCGAGGAGGGAGTGGATGGAGAATGAGTAA
- a CDS encoding YitT family protein codes for MTKGKILKRALLITIGAILMGVGLEIFLVPNQVIDGGIVGISIMLSHLTGVKLGLIIFLLNIPFFFIGYKQIGKTFAISTLYGIFILSITTALLHPVPAFTQDILLASVFGGIVLGIGVGIVIRYGGSLDGSEVLAILANKKLPFSVGEIIMFINLFILGSAGFVFTWDRAMYSLIAYFVAFKTIDITITGLEESKSVWVISDNYRQIGDAINSRLGRGVTYLSGEGAYSGDDKKVIFCVINRLEEAKLKEIVEGLDPSAFLAVGDIAEVRGGRFKKQDIH; via the coding sequence ATGACAAAAGGAAAAATTCTCAAACGTGCTCTCCTCATTACGATAGGAGCAATCCTTATGGGAGTCGGGCTGGAGATTTTCCTCGTTCCCAACCAGGTCATTGACGGAGGAATAGTCGGCATTTCAATCATGCTGTCCCATCTTACAGGCGTTAAGCTCGGACTGATCATCTTCCTGCTCAATATCCCCTTTTTCTTTATCGGCTACAAGCAAATCGGAAAAACATTCGCGATTTCCACACTTTACGGTATTTTCATCCTTTCTATTACAACTGCCCTCCTTCATCCAGTGCCTGCTTTCACACAGGATATCCTCCTGGCATCTGTATTTGGGGGAATCGTGCTTGGAATCGGGGTCGGCATTGTCATCCGGTACGGAGGCTCCCTTGATGGAAGTGAGGTTCTCGCCATACTGGCCAATAAGAAACTTCCATTTTCAGTTGGGGAAATTATCATGTTCATCAATCTGTTTATACTTGGAAGTGCAGGGTTTGTCTTTACATGGGACCGGGCTATGTATTCTCTCATTGCTTATTTTGTTGCTTTCAAAACCATTGATATTACAATTACAGGACTGGAAGAATCCAAATCAGTATGGGTCATCAGCGACAACTACAGGCAGATCGGGGATGCCATCAACAGCCGCCTTGGGCGGGGTGTAACTTATCTTTCTGGAGAAGGCGCCTATTCCGGGGATGATAAAAAAGTGATATTTTGTGTCATTAACAGACTGGAAGAAGCAAAGCTGAAAGAAATAGTTGAGGGGCTTGATCCTTCTGCTTTCCTTGCCGTCGGAGACATTGCCGAGGTTCGGGGAGGAAGATTCAAGAAGCAGGATATTCATTGA
- the map gene encoding type I methionyl aminopeptidase: MIVKTEEDINGIKEIGSIVAKIRDELIEKTVPGITTKELDEHAGRLFEQYGAISGPKGEYDFPGYTCISVNEEVAHGIPGSRIIKDGDLVNIDVSGSKNGYFADTGLSFVAGDEADDTLKKLCRTAQLAFDAGLKKIRPGKKLNGIGKAVHQTAVNEGFTVIMNLTGHGIGRSLHEKPDHVLNYFDSWDTGLLREGMVIAFEPFISTAAEEVVELGDGWTYVTEEKSFVAQIEHTLIVTKEGPVIVTL; the protein is encoded by the coding sequence ATGATAGTGAAAACTGAAGAAGATATTAATGGAATTAAGGAGATCGGCAGCATTGTTGCAAAAATCCGAGATGAACTGATTGAGAAGACAGTGCCTGGCATTACTACAAAAGAGCTTGATGAGCATGCCGGCAGGCTTTTCGAACAATACGGGGCCATATCCGGTCCAAAGGGAGAATATGACTTTCCCGGCTACACATGCATCAGTGTAAATGAAGAGGTTGCTCACGGAATACCGGGCAGCCGCATCATCAAGGACGGTGATCTGGTCAATATAGATGTCTCGGGATCAAAGAATGGCTATTTTGCGGATACAGGCCTTTCTTTTGTGGCAGGAGACGAAGCTGATGACACCTTGAAAAAGCTTTGCAGGACAGCCCAGCTGGCATTTGATGCCGGCCTTAAAAAAATCAGGCCGGGAAAAAAGCTGAACGGAATAGGAAAAGCTGTTCATCAGACAGCTGTCAATGAAGGATTTACAGTTATCATGAACCTGACTGGCCATGGAATCGGCCGTTCACTGCATGAAAAACCTGACCATGTCCTTAATTATTTTGATTCATGGGATACAGGGCTTCTCAGGGAGGGGATGGTCATTGCGTTTGAGCCGTTCATTTCAACAGCAGCTGAGGAAGTAGTGGAGCTTGGTGATGGATGGACCTACGTTACCGAAGAAAAAAGCTTTGTCGCTCAAATCGAGCATACCCTTATAGTGACCAAAGAAGGCCCGGTCATTGTTACATTATAG
- a CDS encoding CBS domain-containing protein, with protein MAETAEKNLSERFEAAFNRIHKALKQSVKNARTDKFHKLVDLGKSHSLVRSYEVDLFQFAKLRNAIVHEKIDLGYYIAEPHLETVEKIEKIADYFEKPKTAISVAAKPVFYFYEEGKLSDVLSVINSFSHSQFPIYNEKEEYSWLLTSAEIVKWMSEHFSEDTVSLKEVKIKELYNKKFKHQIAFAPADLDIFEIENMFEDHHAKNEKLEGIIVTEHGGYNEKPQGFITSWDLLEVDSFE; from the coding sequence ATGGCAGAAACAGCAGAGAAAAACCTGTCTGAGCGCTTTGAAGCTGCGTTCAATCGTATTCACAAAGCATTGAAGCAATCAGTTAAAAACGCGCGCACTGACAAATTCCATAAGCTGGTCGATTTGGGGAAAAGCCATTCACTTGTAAGAAGTTACGAGGTTGATCTTTTCCAATTCGCCAAGCTGAGAAACGCAATCGTCCATGAAAAAATAGATCTTGGCTATTATATTGCAGAGCCCCATCTGGAAACAGTTGAAAAGATCGAAAAGATTGCCGATTATTTTGAAAAGCCTAAAACTGCAATCTCGGTAGCAGCCAAGCCGGTCTTTTATTTTTATGAAGAAGGGAAGCTTTCAGATGTGCTTTCGGTTATCAATAGTTTCTCGCATTCACAATTCCCAATTTATAACGAAAAAGAAGAATACAGCTGGCTCCTTACTTCAGCAGAAATCGTAAAATGGATGTCTGAGCATTTCTCTGAGGATACTGTCAGCCTTAAGGAAGTGAAAATCAAGGAACTCTATAACAAGAAATTCAAGCATCAAATCGCCTTTGCTCCAGCAGATTTAGATATCTTTGAAATTGAAAATATGTTCGAGGACCATCATGCAAAGAATGAAAAGCTGGAAGGGATCATTGTTACAGAGCATGGCGGATATAATGAAAAACCGCAAGGCTTCATTACTTCCTGGGACCTCCTTGAAGTGGATTCATTTGAATGA
- a CDS encoding HAD family hydrolase — protein MTAYQIIFLDIDGTILRPDDTIQESTRHAVAQAKEKGIEVFLATGRPLHEIAEIGKELNISSFIGYNGAFAVHKGKTVLDKPMDRPVIEEYLQTAKEYNHQAVLYSSEQNLLTDKDAGKMKDFLAKFHLNKNALIKPEHFDQILGMTVLSLKEGEQHLYERNGIHLSQVNVDGMRDCYDVIRDTVNKGYALEVVMKELGIPREASIAFGDGMNDKEMLKYAGVGIAMGNSHPDLLEYADKKTTTVSDSGIFNGLKELGIVN, from the coding sequence ATGACAGCTTATCAAATTATTTTTTTGGATATTGACGGCACCATTCTTCGTCCTGATGATACCATACAGGAATCGACCAGGCATGCAGTCGCACAGGCAAAAGAAAAAGGCATCGAAGTGTTCCTTGCCACCGGCAGGCCATTGCATGAAATAGCAGAAATCGGAAAAGAGCTGAACATTTCCTCTTTTATCGGATATAATGGGGCCTTTGCCGTCCACAAAGGCAAAACGGTCCTGGATAAGCCGATGGACCGGCCAGTGATTGAAGAGTATTTGCAGACGGCAAAAGAGTATAATCATCAAGCAGTGCTTTATTCGAGTGAACAAAACTTATTGACCGACAAAGATGCCGGTAAAATGAAAGACTTCCTTGCCAAGTTCCATCTTAACAAAAACGCACTGATCAAGCCTGAGCACTTCGATCAGATTCTTGGAATGACAGTCCTCTCTCTTAAAGAAGGAGAACAGCATCTTTATGAAAGGAATGGAATTCACCTTTCCCAGGTTAATGTAGATGGAATGCGCGACTGTTATGACGTGATCCGCGATACAGTCAATAAAGGTTATGCCCTGGAGGTCGTCATGAAAGAGCTTGGCATCCCCCGGGAGGCCTCGATTGCTTTTGGCGACGGAATGAATGATAAAGAAATGCTGAAATATGCCGGTGTAGGAATCGCAATGGGCAATTCACATCCTGACCTGTTGGAATATGCAGACAAAAAGACGACCACAGTGTCAGATTCCGGCATTTTTAATGGGCTGAAAGAGCTTGGAATAGTAAATTGA
- the queC gene encoding 7-cyano-7-deazaguanine synthase QueC: MKNEKAIVVFSGGQDSTTCLFWAKKNFKEVEAVTFDYGQRHIAELECARRIAADLAIQHHVLDMSLLNQLAPNALTRKDIKVEEKEGELPSTFVPGRNLLFLSFAGVLASQVAAKHIITGVCETDFSGYPDCRDQFVKSLNVTLNLSMDSQFVIHTPLMWLNKAETWKLADELGALEYVRKQTLTCYEGVIADGCGECPACRLRKRGLEDYLAERQGV; this comes from the coding sequence ATGAAAAACGAAAAAGCAATCGTCGTCTTCAGCGGCGGCCAGGACAGCACGACCTGCCTTTTTTGGGCTAAGAAGAACTTCAAAGAGGTGGAGGCAGTCACCTTTGATTACGGCCAAAGGCATATTGCCGAGCTCGAATGCGCCAGAAGAATTGCCGCTGACCTAGCTATCCAGCATCATGTCCTTGACATGAGCCTTTTAAATCAGCTGGCTCCTAATGCTTTGACAAGGAAGGATATCAAGGTAGAGGAGAAGGAGGGGGAGCTTCCTTCAACCTTCGTCCCAGGCCGGAACCTGCTGTTTTTATCTTTTGCAGGGGTGCTTGCCAGCCAGGTTGCAGCGAAGCATATCATTACAGGCGTATGCGAAACAGATTTCAGCGGCTATCCCGACTGCCGCGACCAGTTTGTTAAATCGCTTAATGTCACATTGAATCTTTCAATGGATAGCCAATTTGTCATTCACACACCGCTCATGTGGCTGAATAAGGCGGAAACATGGAAGCTGGCTGACGAGCTGGGGGCGCTTGAATATGTAAGAAAGCAGACTCTGACTTGCTATGAGGGTGTTATCGCTGACGGCTGCGGGGAATGTCCTGCCTGCAGGCTGCGCAAGCGCGGATTGGAAGACTATCTTGCTGAAAGGCAGGGAGTCTGA
- a CDS encoding winged helix-turn-helix transcriptional regulator, which yields MNASKICPRFEKAMSILSQRWTGLIIYQLSQGPQRFCTIESSISISGRVLSERLKDLEKQGVVHRQVFPEKPVRIEYSLTQKGEALKPVLYEIEQWSQNWIEETGGE from the coding sequence ATGAACGCTTCAAAGATTTGCCCCAGATTTGAAAAGGCTATGAGCATACTCAGCCAGAGGTGGACAGGGCTGATCATATATCAGCTTTCACAAGGGCCGCAAAGATTCTGCACTATAGAATCTTCTATTTCTATAAGCGGCAGAGTTTTGTCTGAGCGGCTGAAGGATTTGGAGAAGCAAGGTGTAGTCCATCGGCAGGTATTTCCGGAAAAACCCGTCAGGATAGAATACTCGCTGACCCAAAAAGGGGAGGCGCTTAAACCAGTACTCTATGAAATTGAACAATGGTCTCAGAATTGGATAGAGGAAACCGGGGGCGAATAA
- a CDS encoding lysophospholipid acyltransferase family protein — protein sequence MYNFFARLANAVFKSRGKFIIEGKENLPDEKGYVIACTHRSWVDVVALGAGVFPEQIHFMAKKELFEKSLAGKFLTSINAFPVNRENPGTSTLKIPLQLLRKGKTVGIFPSGTRSSEEASLKRGAVTIASMAKTVIVPAAFYGPESVKALLSGKPILLKIGQPIDLSSGKKDKDELSQITMQLSETMLALEEELKSNKISSRK from the coding sequence ATGTATAATTTTTTTGCCCGGCTGGCTAATGCAGTTTTTAAATCAAGAGGGAAGTTCATTATAGAAGGGAAGGAAAATCTGCCGGATGAAAAAGGGTATGTAATTGCCTGTACACACAGGAGCTGGGTCGATGTAGTCGCACTTGGTGCAGGAGTTTTCCCGGAGCAGATTCACTTCATGGCAAAAAAAGAACTGTTTGAAAAGAGTTTGGCAGGCAAGTTCTTGACAAGCATCAATGCTTTTCCTGTTAATAGGGAAAACCCTGGCACAAGCACACTGAAGATTCCTCTCCAGCTTCTGAGAAAGGGGAAGACAGTCGGGATTTTTCCATCAGGCACAAGGTCGAGCGAGGAGGCATCCCTGAAAAGGGGGGCTGTCACAATTGCAAGCATGGCAAAGACGGTGATCGTGCCTGCTGCCTTTTATGGACCTGAAAGCGTCAAAGCACTGCTGTCAGGCAAGCCTATCCTGCTTAAAATCGGACAGCCTATCGACCTGAGCAGCGGCAAAAAAGATAAAGATGAACTGTCGCAAATTACGATGCAGCTCTCTGAAACGATGCTGGCTTTGGAAGAAGAGCTGAAATCCAATAAAATAAGCAGCCGGAAATAG
- the queE gene encoding 7-carboxy-7-deazaguanine synthase QueE: MSKIPVMEIFGPTIQGEGMVIGQKTMFVRTAGCDYSCSWCDSSFTWDGTGKELIRQMDAEEIWNELKAIGGEGFSFVTISGGNPALLKNLDKLISLLKKENIQLCLETQGSRWQDWFYSIDQLTISPKPPSSGMITDFEILDDIFERLADRFTHQVSLKVVIFDENDFEYSKKVMKRYPGIPLYLQAGNEHLSAANNDEFLSQQLKKYSWLIEKAMLEEEMKEVRVLPQLHTFVWGNMRGV; encoded by the coding sequence ATGAGTAAGATTCCAGTCATGGAGATTTTCGGGCCTACCATCCAGGGTGAGGGGATGGTCATCGGCCAGAAGACAATGTTCGTCAGGACCGCCGGGTGCGACTATTCATGCTCGTGGTGTGATTCTTCCTTCACTTGGGATGGAACAGGCAAGGAGCTGATCAGACAGATGGATGCAGAAGAAATCTGGAATGAACTTAAGGCAATCGGCGGGGAAGGCTTCTCATTCGTCACGATTTCCGGCGGCAATCCTGCCCTCCTTAAAAATCTCGACAAACTGATTAGCCTGTTAAAAAAAGAAAATATTCAACTCTGTCTGGAAACACAGGGCAGCCGCTGGCAGGACTGGTTCTATTCCATAGATCAGCTGACAATCTCGCCAAAGCCGCCAAGCTCTGGCATGATAACAGACTTCGAAATTCTTGATGATATTTTTGAAAGACTGGCAGATCGCTTTACACACCAGGTGAGCTTGAAGGTGGTTATTTTTGACGAGAATGATTTTGAATACAGCAAAAAGGTAATGAAGCGATATCCAGGAATTCCACTTTACCTGCAGGCAGGCAACGAACATTTGTCTGCTGCAAATAATGACGAATTCCTGAGCCAGCAGCTGAAGAAATACAGCTGGCTGATCGAAAAAGCAATGCTTGAAGAAGAAATGAAAGAAGTCAGGGTTCTGCCCCAGCTGCATACATTTGTGTGGGGGAATATGAGAGGGGTATGA
- a CDS encoding RNA polymerase sigma factor, whose translation MSRSNDSLLYEKILRKDKQALEDLYDKYEKILFSFLYKMTEDRDLSEEALQEVFLKIWRGKGHYTEDKGKFSSWLFTMARNTAIDIIRKKEKGPVPIDEIQPAASLESSAEEQTEWKEERMKVHSAVSKLSEDQKGIIDLIYFKGFTQQKISESCNIPLGTVKSRARLALRNLRKFLDAAEGREKA comes from the coding sequence ATGAGCAGAAGCAATGACAGCTTGCTTTATGAAAAGATACTTCGTAAAGATAAGCAGGCACTAGAGGATTTGTATGACAAATACGAAAAAATCCTATTCTCTTTCTTATATAAAATGACAGAAGACAGAGATTTGTCAGAGGAAGCCCTTCAAGAAGTGTTCTTAAAAATCTGGCGAGGCAAGGGACATTATACCGAAGACAAAGGAAAATTCAGTTCATGGCTGTTTACAATGGCGCGCAATACAGCTATTGATATCATCCGGAAAAAGGAGAAGGGTCCTGTTCCTATTGACGAAATTCAGCCGGCCGCCAGCCTGGAAAGCTCGGCGGAAGAGCAGACAGAGTGGAAAGAAGAAAGAATGAAGGTACATAGTGCAGTCTCAAAACTGTCTGAAGACCAAAAAGGGATTATTGATCTTATTTATTTTAAAGGTTTCACACAGCAGAAAATTTCTGAATCCTGCAATATTCCACTTGGAACTGTCAAAAGCAGGGCAAGGCTGGCACTTAGGAATCTCCGAAAATTTCTTGATGCTGCGGAAGGGAGGGAGAAGGCATGA